Sequence from the Oncorhynchus kisutch isolate 150728-3 linkage group LG12, Okis_V2, whole genome shotgun sequence genome:
acatttAATCACACGCACTTCACTGTCACTCCTATACAAATCTCTCACACCTTCAAACATTAAaatgcatacacacgcacacacacacacacgcacacacacacacacacacacacacataacacacacacgcataccgacacaacacaaacatacatacacgcacgcacattcACACgcacacttttacactcataatttgctgctgctactctgttctttattttactcttattattatctatctggatgcctagtcactttatcctgccttcatgtacgtacagtatctacctcaagtaCCTCGTAGCtgtgcacattgatctggtactagtactcccAGTATATAccgtgcattctgaaagtattcaaacccttgactttttccacattttgttacattacagccttactctaaaatggattaaataaaacattttcctcatcaatctatacaaaATAACACAAGatgacagaaataccttatttacataaatattcagaccctttgctatgagactcgaaattgagctcaggtgcatcctgtttccattggatcatccttgagatgtggtaaattcaattaattggacatgattttttaaagtcacacacctgtctatgtaaggtctcacagttgacagtgcatgtcagagcaaaaaccaagccatgaggttgaaggaattgtccgtagagctctgagacaggattgtgtcgaggcacagatcttgggaagggtaccataAAATTTCAGCAACaatgaaggttcccaagaacacaatggcctccatcattcttaaatgaaagaagtttggaatcaacaagattcttcctagagctggccgcccggccaaactgagcaatcaggggagaagggccttggtcagggaggtgtaaaagaacccgatggtcactctgacagagctccagagttcctctctggagatgggagaaccttccaggaggacaaccatctctgcagcactccaccaatcaggccattatggtagagtgggcagACGGAAGTCAcactttttattttcatttttttagttgaacctttatttaacttggcaagtcagataagaacaaattcttatttacaacgatggccaaaccctaacacgggcgtcgctgggccaattgtgtgctgccctatgggactcccaatcacagccagacgTGATACAGctcaggatcgaaccagggtctgtagtgacacctctagcactgagaggtagtgccttagactgctgcaccttagacagctgtgccactccacagtaaaaggcacatgacagcccacttggagtttgccaaaaggcacctgaaggactctcagaccatgagaaataatattatctggtctgattaaaccaagattgaattctttggcctgaatgccaagcgtcacactAAGGATTGCCCGCTGGATACGAGATGCAGgcacagggagtgaacatttaaaaaCCACAGACAGGAACAGAATACAGACAGCGTCTGGACAGTGGAAACGGAAACAACAATAATGCTGACATGGAGATGAAACAGAGAAAACCGACAGATATAGGGAATGCAATCAAAACGTGAAGGAgttcaggtgagtccaatgagcgctgatgcGCGTAATTATGGTGACAGGTGTACGTAATGAAAGGCAGCCTGGcaccctcgagcgccagagagggtgagcgggagcaggcgtgacagtcacatctggaggaaacctggcaccatccctacagtgaagcatggtggtggcagcatcatgctgtggggatgttattcagcggcagggactgggagactcgtcaggatcgagggaaacatGAACAAAGCACAGttcagagaaatccttgatgaaaacctgcttcaggacctcagactggggcgaaggttcaccttccaataggacaacaaccctaagtacacagccaagacaacacaggagtggctttgggacaagtctctgaatgtccttgagtgacccatcCAGAGCCCTGACTTTAATCAGATctagcatctctggagagacctgaaaatagctgtgcagcaacgctcccatccaacctgacagagcttgagaggatctgcagagaagaatgtgagaaactccccaaatacaggtgtgccaagcttgtagcgtcatactcaaaaagactcgaggctgtaatagctgccaaagatgcttcaacaaagtactgagtaaagggtctgaagacttatgtaaatgtgatatttctgttgttgtttttttagaaatttgcaaaaaaaatcgaaaaacctgtatttgctttgtcattatggggtattgtgtgtagattgatgagaaaaaattgGACTTAATAaatgttataataacactgtaatgtaacaaaatgtggaaaaagtcaaggggtctgaatactttccgaatgcactgtagctccattcttgtgtattttattttattccgcTTGTGTTAGTTGCTATTTTTgaaactctgcatcgttgggaaaggTTTGGGAAGCaagaatttcactgtacagtCATATTCGGCACATGTTatcagtttgatttgatttaaaatgaAGGATTACCATTCTGTATGAACTGACGACAACCAACCTTTATTTCACCCATCTGTGTCTTGTCCACTTCTCTAGAATTGGATCCGAGTGTTTGCCGTCCGAGTCTTGAGTGCAGAGGACAACAGCAGCTCTGAGGTCAAAGGGCAGCTGGACCTACCCACTAATCAGGGAGCAGTGAAACAGAGCACACTCTCTCCCACCACTTTGACAACCAACCACAGCCAGCCTGGCGATACAGTTCAGAGCAATGCAGCCTTGGCATTGGTAGAGAGCTTCCTCAAAGCCTCTGGTTCTCTCAGTGAGACCAGTGTCAGCATTGATACCAGTGACGTCAGTGCTGTTACTGGTAATGTCAGTACTGTTACCAGTGACGTCAGTACTGTTAACTTTGACATAAGAGACACAAGTAACATCAAGGATACCAGCGATAGTAGCGAAAGCAGTGAAAGTAGCGAGAGCAGTGACACTAGTGAGACCAGTGATAGCAGCAATACCAGTGACAGTAAAGAGAGTGATACCAGTGAGAGTGAGGAGAGACACCAGAGCCAAGCTACAGACTGCCAGCAGGGTGTCCACAGCACTGCCTGTGACAGTGAGGAGTATTTCATCCAAGATATAGGTGACGATGGTCATTATCCAATGGATGATTTGCTCATGCCTGAAGAGGAGCATAGAGAGTTGAGTTTACGGAGATAATGCTAACATCCCCCATTTGACTGTATCAGGTTGGATGCATTTCAAATGAAGCAAGGGGAGGGAGTACAGTGTAGATCAAGTAATATAGTATGACATTGACTTCTATGATTTGTTTTGATGTTGGcatgaaataaaaatgaaaataacCTGTTCAGCCTACTGCTTAGAAATATAGGTTTAAGTGTTGTAGTAGATGGTTTGAAATCATCTAATATAAATATTCTTCCTATTCATTTGCTTTTTTCACTCATTTTCACAAAGAGTTTAattccaaaatgctatatatccattttcagaaatgttggtaaattataTTTTATTGTTTATAGAAACTATGATAGAGATGGAtgtgttttttcactatctaattatggcatggggttgtttgactctgatctggattactgacctctgcctgcccttgacctgttgttttgcctgccccctgttctagtaataaaattgtgttacttcgacactgtctgcatctgggtcttccctaaaacATGATAAATGCTATATATTTGCCTCAATCTCAGATAAATAGGTAGTagtgctaggttttacacagtcaaatataacacatatcttttttttttataaagaacagtacaaatatatataaatatatacagtaccagtcaaaaaaaatgacacctacttattcaagggtttttctttatttgtactattttctacattgtagaataatagtgaagacatcaaaactatgaaataacacataaaatcatgtacagtgccttgcgaaagtattcggcccccttgaactttgcgaccttttgccacatttcaggcttcaaacataaagatataaaactgtatttttttgtgaagaatcaacaacaagtgggacacaatcatgacatggaatgacatttattggatatttcaaacttttttaacaaatcaaaaactgaaaaattgggcgtgcaaaattattcagcccccttaagttaatactttgtagcgccaccttttgctgcgattacagctgtaagtcgcttggggtatgtctctatcagttttgcacatcgagagactgacattttttcccattcctccttacagctcgagctcagtgaggttggatggagagcatttgtgaacagcagttttcagttctttccacagattctcgattggattca
This genomic interval carries:
- the scpp1 gene encoding secretory calcium-binding phosphoprotein 1 isoform X2 — protein: MKITIVIFCLVGAVYANPILYKAILEQSELESSNMTQTQRLSSSASQSPHQSDTSELKSSEESTSEDQSSESESESLESNSESSESHSLESASQSLEDRTDSNAIGDTRDNSQGSEENVRKNWIRVFAVRVLSAEDNSSSEVKGQLDLPTNQGAVKQSTLSPTTLTTNHSQPGDTVQSNAALALVESFLKASGSLSETSVSIDTSDVSAVTGNVSTVTSDVSTVNFDIRDTSNIKDTSDSSESSESSESSDTSETSDSSNTSDSKESDTSESEERHQSQATDCQQGVHSTACDSEEYFIQDIGDDGHYPMDDLLMPEEEHRELSLRR
- the scpp1 gene encoding secretory calcium-binding phosphoprotein 1 isoform X1; translated protein: MKITIVIFCLVGAVYANPILYKAILEQSELESSNMTQTQRLSSSASQSPHQSDTSELKSSEESTSEDQSSESESESLESNSESSESHSLESASQSLEDRQTDSNAIGDTRDNSQGSEENVRKNWIRVFAVRVLSAEDNSSSEVKGQLDLPTNQGAVKQSTLSPTTLTTNHSQPGDTVQSNAALALVESFLKASGSLSETSVSIDTSDVSAVTGNVSTVTSDVSTVNFDIRDTSNIKDTSDSSESSESSESSDTSETSDSSNTSDSKESDTSESEERHQSQATDCQQGVHSTACDSEEYFIQDIGDDGHYPMDDLLMPEEEHRELSLRR